In Parcubacteria group bacterium CG10_big_fil_rev_8_21_14_0_10_36_14, the following proteins share a genomic window:
- a CDS encoding permease — protein MDIFYPIQVLVDWLTYKIINLSPEAHLGTSVNFFIYDSIKILLLLLVINYFMAILRHYLPIEKLRDFLASRKWYGVDYLLASIFGTITPFCSCSSIPLFIGFIEAGIPLGVTLSFLITSPLVNQVAVVLFAGLFGWKIMILYVISAMLLGIFGGFILGKLKLEKYVADYVWQIKSQKTEIKNQKETFTVLIKKFWQEGFDLTKKITPYVLLGIAVGAAIHGFIPAGFFEKYITADNLFAVPLATILAVPMYANAVGVIPIMQSLVEKGIPLGTAMAFMMAVVGLSLPEALILKRVMKIKLLVYFFGITTINIIIIGYLFNAFVK, from the coding sequence ATGGATATTTTTTACCCGATACAAGTATTAGTCGATTGGCTAACCTATAAAATTATTAACTTAAGCCCGGAAGCTCATCTTGGGACATCGGTTAATTTTTTTATTTACGACTCGATAAAAATATTATTATTGCTTTTGGTCATTAATTATTTTATGGCCATTCTCCGGCATTACTTGCCAATAGAAAAACTGCGGGACTTTCTGGCCTCGCGAAAATGGTATGGGGTTGATTATTTGCTAGCCTCAATTTTTGGCACGATTACTCCTTTTTGTTCTTGTTCTTCTATTCCTTTGTTTATTGGATTCATCGAGGCTGGTATCCCGCTTGGCGTAACTTTGTCATTTCTAATTACTTCGCCATTGGTGAACCAAGTAGCAGTTGTTCTTTTTGCTGGATTATTTGGTTGGAAAATCATGATTCTTTATGTGATATCGGCAATGCTTTTGGGAATTTTTGGCGGTTTCATTTTGGGCAAATTAAAACTAGAAAAATATGTGGCCGATTATGTTTGGCAGATAAAAAGCCAAAAGACAGAAATAAAAAACCAAAAAGAAACCTTTACTGTTTTAATTAAGAAATTTTGGCAGGAAGGGTTTGATCTGACAAAAAAGATAACTCCTTATGTGCTCTTGGGAATTGCTGTCGGGGCGGCGATACATGGTTTCATCCCAGCTGGTTTTTTTGAAAAATATATTACAGCAGACAATTTGTTTGCAGTGCCGCTGGCAACAATATTGGCTGTGCCGATGTATGCCAATGCCGTCGGAGTTATCCCAATTATGCAATCGCTGGTAGAAAAAGGAATCCCCTTGGGTACGGCCATGGCTTTTATGATGGCGGTGGTCGGTCTTTCTTTGCCGGAAGCTCTGATTTTGAAAAGAGTGATGAAAATAAAATTGCTCGTCTATTTTTTCGGTATAACTACTATCAATATAATAATTATAGGGTATTTATTTAATGCCTTTGTAAAATAA
- a CDS encoding thioredoxin family protein — MKNKTMKIQVLGSGCPTCKKLFELTKQAVEELDFKTEVEYITDIQKIVEMGVMSSPVLAINGKPVMTGSVSDIEKIKKIINDCGNDFDVAEKKSGCSCGGNY, encoded by the coding sequence ATGAAAAATAAAACCATGAAAATTCAAGTTTTGGGATCGGGCTGCCCGACCTGCAAAAAGTTATTTGAGCTGACTAAACAAGCGGTTGAAGAGCTGGATTTTAAAACAGAAGTAGAATATATCACTGACATCCAAAAAATTGTTGAAATGGGCGTAATGTCCAGCCCTGTTTTGGCAATAAATGGTAAACCAGTGATGACTGGATCGGTTTCGGATATAGAAAAAATTAAAAAGATTATCAACGACTGTGGCAATGATTTTGATGTGGCGGAGAAAAAATCAGGTTGCAGTTGTGGCGGTAACTATTAA
- a CDS encoding transcriptional regulator — protein MKSKCCKNKKSADELLKTAEFLKIVAEENRLKILCILRDGEKCVCDIWQYLDLAQNLVSHHLKVLKDLGLVLSRQEGLKVIYSINKKVIKSYSELLNKFLNSYEK, from the coding sequence ATGAAATCGAAATGTTGTAAAAATAAGAAATCTGCCGATGAATTGCTAAAAACAGCCGAGTTTTTAAAAATCGTTGCCGAGGAAAACAGATTAAAAATTCTTTGTATTTTGAGGGACGGCGAAAAATGCGTTTGTGATATTTGGCAATACCTAGATTTGGCTCAAAATCTTGTTTCTCATCATTTGAAAGTATTAAAAGATCTTGGACTGGTTTTATCTCGGCAAGAAGGGTTAAAGGTCATCTACTCTATCAATAAAAAAGTCATAAAAAGTTATTCAGAATTATTAAATAAATTTTTAAATTCCTATGAAAAATAA
- a CDS encoding hydrolase TatD has translation MLIDTHAHLNFSAYKDDLDEVIDRTLENNTWVINVGSQSTTSERAVGIANKYEEGIYAAVGLHPTHLFSVHIDESEVDVKFKSRAEDWDYEFYKKLAQDKKVVAIGEMGLDYNFIPDNVDRKTAEKKQQEVFRKGLDLADELDLPIIIHNRDVHDEIIPILNEYVKNGKLKRRGVIHCYTGGWQDAERYMDLGFLIGFTGIITFSPRKNNEAQQEKILEVARNIPMDKFMIETDCPYLTPEPNRGKRNEPLFVRYVMEKIAEIKKVTFDEIINVSTKTARDFFKI, from the coding sequence ATGCTAATAGATACCCACGCCCACTTAAACTTTAGTGCATATAAAGATGACCTCGACGAAGTAATAGACAGAACCTTGGAAAACAACACCTGGGTTATTAATGTTGGTTCGCAAAGCACAACCAGCGAACGCGCGGTCGGAATAGCAAATAAATATGAAGAGGGGATTTATGCTGCCGTGGGACTCCACCCGACTCATCTTTTTTCAGTGCATATTGATGAAAGCGAAGTTGATGTAAAATTTAAAAGCAGAGCCGAAGATTGGGATTACGAATTCTATAAAAAACTGGCGCAAGATAAGAAGGTAGTTGCAATTGGAGAAATGGGGTTGGACTACAATTTTATTCCGGATAATGTGGATAGAAAAACCGCAGAAAAAAAACAGCAAGAAGTTTTTCGCAAAGGGTTGGATTTGGCCGATGAGTTGGATTTGCCAATTATTATCCACAACCGCGACGTGCATGATGAAATTATCCCAATCCTAAACGAATATGTTAAAAATGGCAAATTAAAACGGCGGGGCGTAATCCATTGCTATACCGGTGGATGGCAAGACGCTGAAAGATACATGGATTTAGGTTTTTTAATAGGTTTCACGGGAATAATAACTTTTAGCCCGCGCAAAAATAATGAGGCGCAACAAGAAAAAATCCTAGAGGTTGCTCGTAATATTCCTATGGATAAATTTATGATAGAAACCGATTGTCCATATCTTACTCCGGAGCCAAACAGAGGAAAGCGCAATGAACCTCTTTTTGTGCGATATGTTATGGAAAAAATAGCTGAAATAAAAAAAGTTACTTTTGATGAGATAATAAATGTTTCCACAAAAACAGCAAGAGATTTTTTTAAAATTTAA
- the atpB gene encoding ATP synthase F0 subunit A, which translates to MHISLAAEPMFKIGSFIVTNTLIMSVIISIGLIALALILQKKMQEKPRGLQNLIELLVEKLLNFMESVTQDRRQAVKFFPIVATIFVFVILSNWLEIVPGLGTIGLKEMVHGEAIIIPFIRSSSADLNLTLAIAIISVVATQIFGIMAIGFFKHWGKFISFKGPIEFFVGLLELISEVAKMISFSFRLFGNIFAGEVLLTVVLFLVPYIVPLPFLFLEIFVGFVQALVFAMLTLVFLKMATVSHDEQH; encoded by the coding sequence ATGCACATAAGTTTGGCCGCTGAACCAATGTTTAAAATCGGCAGTTTCATAGTTACAAATACACTTATAATGTCAGTTATTATTTCAATAGGTTTAATAGCGCTTGCTTTGATTTTACAAAAAAAAATGCAAGAAAAACCAAGAGGACTGCAAAACCTTATAGAACTCTTAGTAGAAAAACTTCTAAATTTTATGGAATCCGTAACTCAAGATCGTCGCCAAGCGGTAAAATTTTTTCCAATTGTGGCGACGATCTTTGTTTTTGTAATTCTTTCCAATTGGTTGGAGATCGTACCGGGCTTGGGAACGATTGGTTTAAAAGAAATGGTTCATGGAGAAGCGATCATTATCCCTTTTATTCGGTCTTCATCGGCAGACTTAAATTTAACATTAGCTATTGCTATCATTTCTGTCGTTGCGACGCAAATATTTGGCATCATGGCAATCGGATTTTTCAAGCATTGGGGAAAATTCATTAGTTTTAAGGGTCCAATTGAATTTTTTGTAGGACTATTGGAACTGATATCCGAAGTGGCAAAAATGATTTCTTTTTCATTTCGGTTATTTGGTAATATTTTTGCGGGTGAAGTTCTATTGACAGTTGTGTTATTTTTGGTACCCTATATAGTGCCTTTGCCTTTCCTATTTTTAGAGATATTTGTCGGGTTTGTGCAGGCTTTGGTGTTTGCAATGCTTACATTAGTATTTTTGAAAATGGCAACAGTTTCTCATGATGAGCAACATTAA
- the atpE gene encoding ATP synthase F0 subunit C — protein sequence MAAAFTITIGAFAPALAIGKLAAKAMEAIGRNPEAAPKIQTAMILSIAFAEAIAIYALVIALIIKFV from the coding sequence ATGGCAGCGGCATTTACAATCACCATTGGCGCATTTGCGCCAGCTTTGGCAATTGGTAAATTAGCGGCAAAAGCTATGGAAGCCATCGGCAGAAATCCGGAAGCTGCTCCAAAAATCCAAACAGCAATGATTTTATCAATTGCGTTTGCGGAAGCTATCGCGATTTATGCATTGGTTATCGCTTTGATAATCAAATTTGTTTAA
- the atpF gene encoding ATP synthase F0 subunit B, which yields MESLLDKLGVDWKLLLAQAINFLILLAILYKFLYKPVLKTLHDREEKIDNSLKQAERIEENLFKSEAEKAKIIAEARNEAGRIIAEGKDTSDKMRDELVNTAKIEATNALEQGKKQLAIEKEQMFKELKGEVADMVTVATEKILRNKIDGNLDKKTIEENIKEL from the coding sequence ATGGAAAGTTTACTAGACAAATTAGGCGTTGATTGGAAGCTTTTATTAGCTCAAGCCATTAACTTTTTAATTCTTTTGGCTATTTTATATAAATTTTTATACAAGCCGGTTTTAAAAACTTTGCACGATAGAGAAGAAAAAATTGATAACAGTCTAAAACAGGCTGAGAGAATAGAAGAAAACTTATTCAAAAGTGAGGCTGAGAAAGCAAAGATCATCGCAGAAGCCAGGAATGAAGCGGGGAGAATTATTGCCGAAGGAAAAGATACTTCCGATAAAATGCGGGACGAGCTTGTTAATACGGCAAAAATTGAAGCTACGAATGCCTTAGAACAAGGTAAAAAACAATTGGCTATAGAAAAAGAACAGATGTTTAAAGAATTGAAAGGCGAAGTTGCCGATATGGTCACAGTAGCAACAGAAAAAATATTACGTAATAAAATAGATGGAAATTTGGACAAAAAAACTATTGAAGAAAACATAAAGGAATTATAA
- the atpH gene encoding ATP synthase F1 subunit delta, protein MKNGDKIYAIALYEALLGKTGIENIINNFLKLLKEKSQLHRMDKIIVEFEKIYNEKNNIAKLKIKSAFPLDSQVVDKIAEALKLKKYELETSIDKELIGGFVAKYGDTLIDTSIKNNLKELHNKLIK, encoded by the coding sequence ATGAAGAATGGTGATAAAATTTACGCTATTGCGCTTTATGAGGCGCTTCTAGGAAAAACCGGTATAGAAAATATTATCAATAATTTTTTAAAACTTTTAAAAGAAAAATCACAGCTTCATAGGATGGATAAAATAATTGTAGAATTTGAAAAAATATATAATGAAAAGAATAATATCGCAAAATTGAAAATAAAAAGCGCTTTTCCGTTAGATAGCCAGGTTGTGGATAAAATTGCAGAGGCTCTCAAACTAAAGAAATATGAATTGGAAACATCTATTGATAAAGAGCTTATTGGCGGATTTGTAGCCAAATATGGGGATACTTTAATCGATACAAGTATAAAAAATAACTTAAAAGAGTTGCATAATAAATTAATAAAATAA